Proteins found in one Actinokineospora alba genomic segment:
- a CDS encoding LVIVD repeat-containing protein: MKRIVHALPAVIAVAALVVVPNVQAGASEVDTTVARADCGPGSSPETGVQGQVPLADRESGRSAQGYSCNLELISRFQGQGQATVGASYGHCQYLGTIIPSALTAKVKGVNVIDMSDPANPRLSTSLVSAATLGGTWETLKVHEARGLLAAVSVGPGTGGFFVSVYDVKTDCAKPRLLNGVLGTTLTIPGFFPGHEAAWSPDGRTYWTTGAGPGTIAALDMSNPVLPRVIFNGLTGLTNHGLGFSPDGNRAYVASAVPAGITIFDSSDIQSRKLFPRLRRIADTTWEDGGITQHAMPFTKNGTPYYMAVDEFASGGARIVDISDERAPRIVRKLKLEINRPENMPLRAKDTAKNGIFGYEAHYCSLDRTVDPTTMACGWTQSGIRVFDIRDLMNPREIAYFNPPAQVGKRAELVNSAHAFVPGQPLSDAANGNVGDPAGYLGPVDMTADWCMSPPRLDGDRLWVNCDDNGAMLLRFTNGAYPRS, translated from the coding sequence ATGAAGAGAATCGTGCACGCCCTCCCCGCCGTGATCGCCGTGGCCGCACTGGTGGTCGTCCCCAACGTCCAGGCGGGTGCGAGCGAGGTGGACACGACGGTGGCGCGGGCCGACTGCGGCCCGGGTTCCTCACCGGAGACCGGCGTGCAGGGGCAGGTTCCGCTGGCCGACCGGGAGAGCGGCCGCAGCGCCCAGGGCTACTCGTGCAACCTCGAGCTGATCAGCCGGTTCCAGGGTCAGGGACAGGCCACGGTCGGCGCGTCCTACGGCCACTGCCAGTACCTCGGGACGATCATCCCCAGCGCGCTGACCGCGAAGGTCAAGGGCGTCAACGTCATCGACATGTCCGACCCGGCCAACCCCCGCCTGTCGACGTCGCTGGTCAGCGCCGCGACGCTGGGCGGCACGTGGGAGACGCTCAAGGTCCACGAGGCCCGCGGCCTGCTCGCCGCCGTCTCGGTCGGACCGGGCACCGGCGGATTCTTCGTCTCCGTCTACGACGTGAAGACCGACTGCGCGAAGCCCCGCCTTCTCAACGGCGTCCTCGGCACGACGCTCACCATCCCCGGGTTCTTCCCCGGCCACGAGGCGGCGTGGTCGCCCGACGGCCGCACGTACTGGACGACCGGAGCGGGCCCCGGCACCATCGCCGCGCTCGACATGAGCAACCCCGTGCTTCCCCGGGTGATCTTCAACGGCCTCACCGGGTTGACCAACCACGGGCTCGGCTTCAGCCCCGACGGCAACCGCGCCTACGTCGCCAGCGCCGTCCCCGCGGGCATCACGATCTTCGACAGCAGCGACATCCAGAGCCGCAAGCTGTTCCCCAGGCTGCGCCGCATCGCCGACACCACCTGGGAGGACGGCGGCATCACCCAGCACGCCATGCCGTTCACCAAGAACGGCACGCCGTACTACATGGCCGTCGACGAGTTCGCCTCCGGCGGCGCCCGGATCGTCGACATCTCCGACGAGCGGGCCCCGCGGATCGTGCGCAAGCTCAAGCTGGAGATCAACCGGCCGGAGAACATGCCGCTGCGCGCCAAGGACACCGCGAAGAACGGGATCTTCGGCTACGAGGCGCACTACTGCTCGCTCGACCGGACCGTCGACCCGACCACGATGGCGTGCGGCTGGACCCAGTCCGGCATCCGCGTCTTCGACATCCGCGATCTGATGAATCCGCGCGAGATCGCCTACTTCAACCCGCCCGCGCAGGTCGGCAAGCGGGCCGAACTGGTCAACTCGGCGCACGCGTTCGTGCCCGGCCAGCCGCTCTCCGACGCCGCCAATGGCAACGTCGGCGACCCGGCGGGTTACCTTGGTCCGGTGGATATGACCGCGGACTGGTGCATGTCGCCGCCCCGCCTGGACGGCGACCGCCTCTGGGTGAACTGCGACGACAACGGCGCCATGCTGCTGCGGTTCACCAACGGCGCGTATCCGCGGTCATGA
- a CDS encoding PaaI family thioesterase, whose product MDQSVLEGINTLVEQAIPAARAMRIQITDLGPGHAAASVPLEGNTNHLGTLYAGSLFSVAEILGGAICFPTFDVSRFLPTVKTVEIHFRRPATTDVTAKATLSQEVIDRVTADAEATGKGEFILEAELTDTTGQVVATTVGTYQLRRMG is encoded by the coding sequence ATGGACCAGTCAGTGCTCGAGGGAATCAACACCCTGGTAGAACAGGCCATCCCGGCGGCCCGCGCCATGCGGATCCAGATCACCGACCTCGGTCCCGGCCACGCCGCCGCGAGCGTGCCGCTGGAGGGCAACACGAACCACCTCGGCACGCTGTACGCCGGTTCGCTGTTCTCCGTGGCCGAGATCCTGGGCGGCGCGATCTGCTTCCCGACCTTCGACGTGTCCCGGTTCCTGCCGACGGTGAAGACCGTGGAGATCCACTTCCGCCGTCCGGCCACCACCGACGTGACCGCCAAGGCGACCCTGTCGCAAGAGGTGATCGACCGCGTGACGGCCGATGCCGAGGCGACCGGCAAGGGTGAGTTCATCCTCGAAGCGGAGCTCACCGACACGACCGGGCAGGTAGTCGCCACCACGGTCGGCACCTACCAGCTGCGCCGGATGGGTTGA
- a CDS encoding sensor histidine kinase, translating to MVRDPSRAAMWVAWLLYALVLAAGLYYAATGLGGDVQPTRLAGFVAGLAALAAVEPLGRTASLGWTVGLLTLKVGLFVLVAALDDSGLARALFVLVPFTAYLTICRRAGLLLGAVCMAALLASFSVAVPDWHTDAGRVSDVLMFGVGLVLALSMAAIAVDARRGAARMSELAAANERNRLARDIHDSLGHHLTAISVQLEKASAFRDLDPAAAERSLSDARSAVRRALDDVRLSVRTLRADTPFSLTTAVAELVGNAPGVTLSVEGVEDGTDQATRTTLFRAAQEAITNARRHGQARAVAVSLAFDQPGTRLVVTDDGRGFDPAGAEGYGLLGMRERAALVGGRVEVSSTPGAGARIAVTVP from the coding sequence ATGGTTCGAGATCCGTCCCGGGCGGCAATGTGGGTCGCCTGGCTGCTCTACGCCCTCGTGCTGGCCGCCGGTCTGTACTACGCGGCCACGGGTCTGGGCGGGGACGTCCAGCCGACGCGGCTCGCCGGGTTCGTCGCGGGACTCGCCGCGCTGGCCGCCGTGGAGCCGCTGGGGCGGACGGCGTCACTCGGGTGGACGGTCGGCCTGCTCACGCTGAAAGTCGGCCTGTTCGTGCTGGTCGCGGCCCTGGACGACTCCGGTCTGGCGCGGGCTTTGTTCGTTCTGGTCCCCTTCACCGCGTACCTGACGATCTGCCGCCGCGCGGGCCTGCTGCTCGGGGCGGTGTGCATGGCGGCGCTGCTCGCGAGCTTCAGCGTCGCCGTGCCCGACTGGCACACCGACGCGGGCCGGGTGTCGGACGTGCTGATGTTCGGCGTGGGTCTGGTGCTGGCCCTGTCGATGGCCGCGATCGCGGTCGACGCCCGACGCGGCGCGGCCCGGATGTCCGAGCTGGCGGCGGCGAACGAGCGCAACCGGCTGGCCCGCGACATCCACGACAGCCTGGGCCACCACCTGACGGCGATCTCGGTGCAGTTGGAGAAGGCCTCGGCCTTCCGCGACCTGGACCCGGCCGCCGCCGAGCGGTCCCTGTCCGACGCGCGGTCCGCGGTCCGGCGGGCGCTCGATGACGTGCGGCTGTCGGTGCGGACCCTGCGGGCCGACACTCCGTTCAGCCTCACCACGGCGGTGGCCGAGTTGGTCGGCAACGCTCCCGGCGTCACGCTGAGCGTCGAGGGAGTCGAAGACGGGACCGACCAGGCGACGCGCACGACCCTGTTCCGCGCGGCCCAGGAAGCGATCACCAACGCGCGTCGACACGGTCAGGCGCGGGCGGTCGCGGTGAGCCTGGCGTTCGACCAGCCGGGGACGCGGCTGGTGGTCACCGACGACGGGCGTGGGTTCGACCCGGCTGGGGCGGAGGGGTACGGGCTGCTGGGGATGCGGGAACGGGCGGCGCTGGTCGGCGGGCGGGTCGAAGTGTCGAGCACGCCAGGCGCGGGCGCGCGGATCGCGGTGACAGTTCCATGA
- a CDS encoding GDSL-type esterase/lipase family protein, with the protein MSRSRGNQTSPRRTRLAAGALVLPLTLIAAGAGTASASPTAGPTAIVSLGDSYISGEAGRWKGNSLTNSGSRDGTDRAYTGSGYDPSRVYGPTAANGCHRSDSAEVKSATGTTEALINLSCSGATTKNIFRAGNGGVAYKGEAPQADQLASVAAANNVKVIVVSIGGNDLGFADIITKCATDYLIWYSYCHDDQQVAVDSKMDAAMAGVAKSIDEIRAVMTGAGYAAGDYRIVLQSYPSPIPRAAENRYSESGWSRANTGGCPFWNKDSDWARDSLVPQIANRLKGVATAKGVQFLDLRDMLQGREVCAKSSRLVSATAPTSSTTSEWARWIDSQSTQGPVQESMHPNHYGQLGLGRCLTLMYAKTTGNHTCRNTPATGASGMYLTATS; encoded by the coding sequence GTGTCCCGATCTCGCGGCAACCAGACGTCACCCCGAAGGACCCGGCTCGCGGCAGGCGCGTTGGTCTTGCCGTTGACGCTGATCGCGGCGGGCGCGGGCACCGCGTCGGCCAGTCCCACCGCCGGGCCGACCGCCATCGTGTCCCTGGGCGACAGCTACATCTCCGGCGAGGCCGGACGGTGGAAGGGCAACAGCCTCACCAACTCCGGCAGCCGCGACGGCACCGACCGCGCCTACACCGGCTCGGGCTACGACCCGTCCCGGGTGTACGGCCCCACGGCCGCCAACGGCTGCCACCGCTCGGATTCCGCGGAAGTCAAGTCCGCCACCGGAACCACCGAGGCGCTCATCAACCTGTCCTGCTCGGGCGCCACCACGAAGAACATCTTCCGCGCGGGCAACGGTGGTGTGGCGTACAAGGGTGAGGCACCCCAAGCGGACCAACTCGCGTCGGTGGCCGCCGCCAACAACGTCAAGGTCATCGTGGTGTCCATCGGCGGCAACGACCTCGGCTTCGCCGACATCATCACCAAGTGCGCCACCGACTACCTCATCTGGTACTCGTACTGCCACGACGACCAGCAGGTGGCCGTCGACAGCAAAATGGACGCCGCGATGGCAGGTGTAGCCAAGTCCATCGACGAGATCCGCGCGGTGATGACCGGCGCCGGATACGCGGCAGGCGACTACCGAATCGTCCTGCAGTCCTACCCCTCACCCATCCCGCGCGCGGCGGAGAACCGGTACTCGGAAAGCGGCTGGAGCCGCGCGAACACCGGCGGCTGCCCGTTCTGGAACAAGGACTCCGACTGGGCCCGCGACTCCCTGGTCCCGCAGATCGCCAACCGCCTCAAGGGCGTGGCGACGGCAAAGGGCGTCCAGTTCCTGGACTTGCGCGACATGCTTCAAGGCCGAGAGGTGTGCGCCAAGTCCAGCCGTCTGGTCAGTGCCACCGCGCCCACCTCGAGCACGACCAGCGAATGGGCCCGCTGGATCGACAGCCAGTCCACCCAGGGCCCGGTGCAGGAGTCGATGCACCCCAACCACTACGGCCAACTCGGTCTCGGCCGGTGCCTGACCCTGATGTACGCCAAGACAACGGGAAACCACACCTGTCGCAACACCCCGGCCACCGGCGCGAGCGGCATGTACCTCACCGCCACGTCTTAG
- a CDS encoding FAD-binding oxidoreductase, with translation MARSWWGWGNDEDALQGQELTSLTERVAGLLPGADLTDHEPPTVADLDLRPPRVRPPGALADVCSADPTDRAAHAHGKAFRDVVRNLRGELSHVPDVVARPRTEQDVVDLLDWCTTAKVAAVPFGGGSSVVGGVEPRFDGPAVTIDLGGLDQVVEIDHTSRAARIQAGVFGPHLEDQLRPHGLSLRHFPQSFEFSTLGGWLATRAGGHYATLHTHIDDLVESMRVVTPSGVSESRRLPGSGAGPSPDRLFLGSEGTLGIITEAWMRLQDRPTHRANASLRFADYASAVAATRAVAQSGLHPANCRLLDPAEAFLNAGVTTGGGVLVLGFESADHPVDGALARAVEIGQAHGGEVAEGKKNPGADWRTSFLRMPYQRDALARRSMIVETFETACTWDRFESLHAAVTTAATDAIRQIAGVGLVTCRFTHVYPDGPAPYFGIYAPGTWGQTVAQWDEIKTAVSDALAANGGTITHHHAVGRDHRPWYDRQRPDPFAAALRAAKGALDPAGILNPGVLI, from the coding sequence ATGGCCAGGTCATGGTGGGGCTGGGGCAACGACGAGGACGCGCTGCAGGGCCAGGAGCTGACGTCGCTCACCGAGCGGGTCGCCGGTCTGCTGCCCGGTGCGGACCTCACCGACCACGAGCCGCCGACGGTCGCCGACCTGGACCTGCGGCCGCCCAGGGTGCGCCCGCCGGGCGCGCTGGCCGACGTGTGTTCGGCCGACCCCACCGACCGCGCGGCCCACGCCCACGGCAAGGCTTTCCGCGACGTAGTGCGAAACCTGCGCGGCGAACTGAGTCACGTGCCCGACGTCGTCGCCCGACCGCGAACCGAACAGGACGTCGTCGACCTGCTCGACTGGTGCACCACGGCGAAAGTCGCGGCGGTCCCGTTCGGCGGCGGCAGTTCGGTCGTCGGCGGCGTGGAACCCCGCTTCGACGGCCCGGCGGTGACGATCGACCTCGGCGGGCTGGACCAGGTCGTCGAGATCGACCACACCAGCCGCGCCGCGCGAATCCAGGCGGGGGTGTTCGGCCCACACTTGGAGGACCAACTCCGCCCGCACGGTCTGAGCCTGCGCCACTTTCCGCAGTCCTTCGAGTTCTCCACCCTCGGCGGCTGGCTCGCGACCAGGGCGGGCGGGCACTACGCCACCCTGCACACCCACATCGACGACCTGGTCGAGTCGATGCGGGTGGTCACCCCCAGCGGCGTCAGCGAATCCCGGCGACTTCCCGGGTCCGGCGCGGGCCCGTCGCCGGACCGGCTGTTCCTCGGCTCCGAAGGCACGCTCGGCATCATCACCGAGGCGTGGATGCGCCTGCAGGACCGGCCGACACACCGGGCGAACGCCTCGCTGCGGTTCGCCGACTACGCCTCGGCCGTCGCGGCCACCCGCGCGGTCGCCCAGTCGGGCCTGCACCCGGCGAACTGCCGCCTGCTCGACCCGGCGGAAGCCTTCCTCAACGCCGGAGTGACCACCGGCGGCGGCGTTCTGGTGCTGGGCTTCGAATCCGCCGACCACCCCGTCGACGGCGCGTTGGCCCGGGCAGTGGAGATCGGCCAGGCCCACGGCGGCGAAGTCGCGGAGGGCAAGAAGAATCCGGGCGCGGACTGGCGAACCTCATTCCTGCGCATGCCCTACCAGCGCGACGCCCTGGCCCGCCGCTCGATGATCGTCGAAACCTTCGAGACCGCCTGCACCTGGGACCGCTTCGAGTCCCTGCACGCGGCCGTCACCACCGCCGCCACGGACGCGATCCGCCAGATCGCCGGGGTGGGGTTGGTGACCTGCCGATTCACCCACGTCTACCCGGACGGCCCGGCACCGTACTTCGGCATCTACGCCCCCGGCACCTGGGGCCAGACCGTGGCGCAATGGGACGAGATCAAAACCGCGGTCTCGGACGCGCTGGCGGCGAACGGCGGAACGATCACCCACCACCACGCCGTCGGCCGCGACCACCGCCCTTGGTACGACCGCCAACGCCCGGACCCGTTCGCGGCGGCATTGAGGGCGGCGAAGGGGGCGCTCGACCCCGCCGGAATCCTCAACCCTGGTGTGTTGATCTAA
- a CDS encoding DUF305 domain-containing protein — protein MTRVRVLLVAIALVVAGMAVGAAGGVLLAPAPPRPPAAPSMVDIGFSQDMIVHHQQALELAGLVRGRLGPSAATVAATIENSQQREIGLMQGWLSAWDAPQVSDTEPMAWMAGKHDHGDADAPMPGLLSRAELDELAGLSGAELEARFIRLMIRHHTGGVEMATIAVREAALPQVRAQARLMVAEQRKEMGVLSGLLTAGAGR, from the coding sequence ATGACCCGGGTGCGGGTGCTTCTGGTCGCGATCGCCCTGGTCGTGGCCGGGATGGCGGTGGGCGCCGCGGGCGGCGTGCTCCTGGCCCCCGCGCCCCCGCGCCCACCCGCGGCGCCGAGCATGGTCGACATCGGGTTCAGCCAGGACATGATCGTCCACCACCAGCAGGCGCTGGAACTCGCGGGCCTGGTGCGCGGCAGGCTCGGTCCGTCGGCCGCGACCGTCGCCGCCACGATCGAGAACTCCCAGCAGCGCGAGATCGGGCTGATGCAGGGCTGGCTGTCGGCCTGGGACGCGCCGCAGGTCTCCGACACCGAGCCGATGGCGTGGATGGCGGGCAAGCACGACCACGGCGACGCCGACGCGCCGATGCCGGGCCTGCTGTCGCGGGCCGAACTCGACGAACTGGCCGGGCTCAGCGGCGCCGAGCTGGAGGCCAGGTTCATCCGGCTGATGATCAGGCACCACACCGGCGGGGTCGAGATGGCGACCATCGCCGTGCGCGAGGCCGCGCTGCCGCAGGTGCGGGCCCAGGCCCGGCTGATGGTCGCGGAGCAGCGCAAGGAGATGGGTGTGCTCTCGGGCCTCCTGACGGCGGGCGCCGGTCGGTGA
- a CDS encoding MarR family winged helix-turn-helix transcriptional regulator: protein MDELIEDWVRLAPEIDPLTEGVVERVHLIARALDLACAEIASPHGINTRDYDILARLYWTGEPHRLTPTQLANGTGAPTTSITSRLDRLERLGLLRRVPAERDRRSLLAELTAEGISLFRGMVREQAQIEAAAFRKLDPEDLAQLRDLLDKALSACRETMTAPPRRVELAADKH, encoded by the coding sequence GTGGATGAACTCATCGAGGACTGGGTGCGGCTCGCACCCGAGATCGACCCGCTGACCGAGGGGGTGGTCGAGCGCGTCCACCTGATCGCCCGGGCACTGGACCTGGCCTGCGCTGAGATCGCCTCGCCCCACGGGATCAACACCCGGGACTACGACATCCTCGCCCGGCTGTACTGGACGGGGGAGCCGCACCGGCTCACCCCGACGCAGCTGGCCAACGGGACCGGGGCGCCGACCACATCGATCACGAGTCGGCTGGACCGACTGGAACGTCTCGGGTTGTTGCGGCGGGTTCCGGCTGAGCGTGATCGGCGGTCGCTGTTGGCTGAGCTGACCGCGGAGGGGATTTCGCTGTTCCGGGGGATGGTTCGGGAGCAGGCTCAGATCGAGGCAGCGGCGTTTCGGAAGCTTGATCCGGAGGATTTGGCCCAGCTGCGGGACTTGCTCGACAAGGCGTTGTCGGCTTGCCGGGAGACGATGACTGCTCCGCCTCGGCGGGTGGAGTTGGCTGCTGACAAGCATTGA
- a CDS encoding aminotransferase class V-fold PLP-dependent enzyme, whose amino-acid sequence MSEFSRRAFVASVGAVSGVGLLGGSCAAEPAAQRYVTSSGAPDWPAVRAAYRLDPNVKNLGLFYLASNPKPVRDAIERYSALIDANPLSINSPPAGTSAESALAGFIGGVSGEIALVQNTTIGLGLVYNGLVVKPGQEFLITEHDHFVHNGAARLAAEKRGATVRQISLFTNSATATVDEVTSKLRAAITAKTRVVGTTWVQSSSGVRMPVEAMAAVVAAANQGRTEADRCLLVVDGVHGLAAVDADAARLGADFFVAGTHKWLGGPRGTGLMWVKSTARQHLRPMASTFTSNPLTPGGFVAYEHRWAVPAAVAFQQEIGRSAAAGRITELSTRLKDGLAGIPGVTLQTPRSASMSAGITCFEKSGVSNGAIVEALRAKGILITTASHRIGYARIGTGLPNTPEEVDAALAAIRAV is encoded by the coding sequence ATGTCCGAATTCTCTCGGCGCGCTTTCGTCGCCAGTGTCGGTGCCGTGTCCGGCGTGGGTCTGCTCGGCGGGTCCTGCGCGGCCGAACCGGCCGCCCAGCGCTACGTCACCAGTTCCGGCGCACCCGACTGGCCCGCCGTGCGCGCGGCATACCGGCTCGATCCGAATGTGAAGAACCTCGGCCTCTTCTACCTGGCGTCCAACCCCAAACCGGTGCGCGACGCCATCGAGCGCTACAGCGCCCTGATCGACGCGAACCCGCTGTCGATCAACTCACCGCCCGCGGGCACCAGTGCCGAATCGGCGCTCGCCGGGTTCATCGGCGGCGTCTCGGGCGAGATCGCGTTGGTGCAGAACACGACCATCGGTCTCGGTCTGGTCTACAACGGGCTCGTCGTGAAGCCCGGCCAGGAATTCCTGATCACCGAACACGACCACTTCGTGCACAACGGCGCCGCCCGGCTGGCCGCCGAGAAACGCGGCGCCACGGTGCGCCAGATCAGCCTGTTCACCAACTCCGCCACCGCCACCGTCGACGAGGTCACGTCGAAGCTGCGGGCCGCGATCACCGCCAAGACACGGGTCGTCGGCACGACCTGGGTGCAGTCCAGCTCCGGGGTGCGGATGCCGGTGGAGGCCATGGCCGCGGTGGTCGCCGCCGCCAACCAGGGCCGGACCGAGGCGGACCGCTGCCTGCTGGTCGTCGACGGCGTACACGGCCTCGCCGCGGTGGACGCCGATGCCGCCAGGCTGGGTGCCGACTTCTTCGTGGCCGGGACGCACAAGTGGCTTGGCGGACCTCGGGGCACGGGGCTGATGTGGGTGAAAAGCACGGCGCGGCAACACTTGCGGCCGATGGCTTCGACGTTCACGTCGAACCCGCTGACGCCTGGCGGGTTCGTCGCTTATGAGCATCGGTGGGCGGTGCCCGCGGCGGTGGCGTTCCAGCAGGAGATCGGGCGTTCCGCGGCGGCTGGGCGGATCACGGAGTTGAGCACGCGGCTCAAGGATGGGCTCGCGGGGATTCCTGGGGTGACGCTGCAGACGCCTCGGAGCGCGTCGATGTCGGCGGGCATCACGTGCTTCGAGAAGAGCGGCGTCTCGAACGGCGCCATCGTGGAGGCGTTGCGGGCCAAGGGAATCCTCATCACCACGGCCAGCCACCGGATCGGCTACGCCAGGATCGGCACCGGCCTCCCGAACACCCCGGAGGAGGTCGACGCCGCCCTGGCCGCGATCCGCGCCGTCTAG
- a CDS encoding fibronectin type III domain-containing protein: MRLHALLLAAVAIVGLAPAASAETGELAPAAPAIGDTWQEPGSPSARKLVKSALAQVGRSYCWGGGDADGPTLGLKSSNCDLNTGPGFDCSGLVHYSLNQAGFPADDLEASRYAELGTEVSTPLPGDLLFYDRQNNDHIEHVAIFLGTRDTSGRRWVVEAYGDEGWTAPKYRVRVREYFKGEEVLIKRVFTLQPKPSMSAVTVADGSVKLQWDDYADETGYHLTYGQSQVILDADTTTRTVTGLPPDSQVCFRLQGFADYEASDWSTPACAWTRLRPPAPTDVRAAPAGTNSIKVTWQDNATTETGYSVITESDHESLPPDTTSHVWTGLEPGTTACFTIAVFNSAGSTTSAEPVCATTLSNGPAAPTNLTAEVLDGNVVHLMWTDNASDETGLLVRRRVGDYIDYVSQFTYPNATEEWVFDEPVGVDICYSVAATRGGSRSTWSNEACVRLI, encoded by the coding sequence ATGCGCTTACACGCACTGCTGCTGGCCGCCGTCGCGATCGTGGGCCTGGCGCCCGCCGCGTCAGCCGAGACCGGGGAACTCGCGCCCGCCGCGCCCGCCATCGGGGATACCTGGCAAGAACCGGGGAGCCCGAGCGCGAGAAAGCTCGTCAAGTCCGCACTGGCCCAGGTGGGCCGCTCGTACTGCTGGGGCGGCGGTGACGCCGACGGCCCGACTCTCGGCTTGAAGTCCTCCAACTGCGACCTGAACACCGGCCCCGGCTTCGACTGCTCCGGCCTGGTGCACTACTCGCTCAACCAGGCCGGGTTCCCGGCGGACGACCTCGAAGCGAGCCGCTACGCCGAGCTCGGCACTGAGGTCTCCACTCCGCTCCCCGGTGACCTGCTGTTCTACGACCGCCAGAACAACGACCACATCGAGCACGTCGCCATCTTCCTCGGCACCCGCGACACCTCCGGCAGGCGCTGGGTCGTCGAGGCCTACGGCGACGAGGGCTGGACCGCACCCAAGTACCGGGTGCGGGTCCGCGAATACTTCAAGGGCGAGGAAGTCCTCATCAAGCGAGTGTTCACGCTGCAGCCCAAGCCGTCGATGAGCGCGGTGACCGTCGCGGACGGCTCGGTGAAGCTGCAGTGGGACGACTACGCGGACGAGACGGGCTATCACCTGACCTACGGCCAGAGCCAGGTCATCCTCGACGCCGACACCACCACACGCACCGTCACGGGTCTGCCGCCGGACAGCCAGGTCTGCTTCCGCCTGCAGGGATTCGCCGACTACGAGGCGTCGGACTGGAGCACGCCGGCGTGCGCGTGGACTCGCCTGCGCCCACCCGCCCCGACCGACGTGCGGGCCGCGCCGGCGGGCACCAACAGCATCAAGGTCACCTGGCAGGACAACGCGACCACCGAGACCGGCTATTCGGTGATCACCGAGAGCGACCACGAGTCCCTGCCCCCGGACACCACTTCCCATGTCTGGACCGGACTTGAGCCCGGCACGACCGCCTGCTTCACCATCGCGGTGTTCAACTCAGCGGGGTCGACGACCTCCGCCGAGCCGGTCTGCGCCACCACGCTCAGCAACGGCCCGGCGGCTCCGACCAACCTCACCGCCGAGGTCCTTGACGGCAACGTCGTCCATCTCATGTGGACGGACAACGCCAGCGACGAGACCGGTCTGCTCGTCCGCAGGCGGGTCGGCGACTACATCGACTACGTCTCGCAGTTCACCTACCCGAACGCCACCGAGGAATGGGTCTTCGACGAGCCGGTCGGCGTCGACATCTGCTATTCCGTGGCCGCGACGCGCGGCGGCAGCAGGTCCACCTGGTCCAACGAGGCCTGTGTGCGACTGATCTGA
- a CDS encoding response regulator: MTEVRVLVVDDQQLIREGIASLLGIQPGIAVVGVAADGEEAVRRVRELRPDLVLMDVRMPVMDGVEAARILAGSTKVLMLTTFDDEDYVVRALRAGAVGYLLKDVPAADLADAIRLANSGVTQLASSLAQRLAATPQAAPPATLTQRETEVLRLVATGATNREIAARLYLSEGTVKNHVSRILDRLALRDRTHAAIYARDHGLLQALSGESGREYRVPDLPDRA, from the coding sequence ATGACCGAGGTTCGTGTGCTGGTGGTGGACGACCAGCAGTTGATCCGGGAAGGAATCGCGTCGCTGCTGGGGATCCAGCCGGGGATCGCGGTCGTCGGGGTCGCCGCCGATGGTGAGGAGGCGGTTCGGCGGGTCCGGGAACTGCGGCCGGACCTCGTGCTGATGGATGTCCGGATGCCGGTGATGGACGGGGTCGAGGCCGCGCGGATCCTGGCGGGCAGCACCAAAGTCCTGATGCTGACGACGTTCGACGATGAGGACTACGTGGTTCGGGCGTTGCGGGCCGGGGCGGTCGGGTACCTGCTCAAGGACGTGCCCGCCGCCGACCTGGCCGACGCGATCCGGCTCGCCAACTCGGGTGTCACGCAGTTGGCGTCATCGCTGGCCCAGCGACTGGCCGCTACGCCACAAGCCGCGCCGCCCGCCACGCTCACCCAGCGGGAGACCGAGGTGCTCCGGTTGGTCGCCACTGGGGCGACCAACCGGGAGATCGCCGCCCGGCTTTACCTGAGCGAGGGCACCGTGAAGAACCATGTCTCCCGGATCCTCGACCGGTTGGCTTTGCGGGATCGCACTCATGCCGCCATTTACGCGCGGGACCACGGCCTGCTTCAGGCCCTGTCCGGTGAGTCCGGGCGCGAATACCGTGTGCCGGACTTGCCGGACAGGGCCTAA